A single window of Rhodamnia argentea isolate NSW1041297 chromosome 5, ASM2092103v1, whole genome shotgun sequence DNA harbors:
- the LOC115737232 gene encoding glycine-rich RNA-binding protein: MSSAEVEYRCFVGGLAWATDDQSLERAFSQFGEILESKVINDRETGRSRGFGFVTFGNEKAMRDAIDGMNGQNLDGRNITVNEAQSRSGGGGGGGGGFSRGGGGGYGGGRREGGGGYNRGGGGYGGGGGYGGGGYGGSRDRGYGDGGYGGGGYGGGSRYSRGGGASEGNWRN, translated from the exons ATGTCTTCCGCAGAGGTTGAGTATAGGTGCTTCGTCGGCGGTCTCGCTTGGGCCACCGACGACCAGTCCCTCGAGAGGGCTTTCAGCCAGTTTGGGGAGATCCTCGAATCGAAG GTCATCAACGATCGCGAGACCGGGAGGTCCCGCGGGTTCGGCTTCGTTACCTTCGGCAACGAGAAGGCGATGAGGGACGCGATCGACGGCATGAACGGCCAGAACCTCGACGGGAGGAACATCACCGTCAACGAGGCCCAGTCTCGCTCCGGCGGgggcggaggaggcggcggcggattCAGccgcggcggtggcggcgggtaCGGTGGCGGCCGCCGCGAAGGAGGCGGTGGGTACAACCGCGGAGGCGGCGGCTACGGAGGCGGCGGTGGCTACGGAGGCGGCGGGTACGGCGGGAGCCGCGACCGCGGGTACGGAGACGGCGGTTACGGCGGCGGCGGTTACGGCGGCGGCTCCAGGTACTCCAGGGGCGGCGGTGCCTCCGAGGGTAACTGGAGGAACTGA